From Candidatus Zixiibacteriota bacterium, one genomic window encodes:
- a CDS encoding carboxypeptidase-like regulatory domain-containing protein — MSGLPRRFSLLVAVISGLLLLSSVVFAAGTGKIKGRVTDKESGEPIPGASVLIVGTTQGAMTDPDGSYLINLVPTETYVLRVTSVSYNTVEISDVVVSTDKTTEINIQMEKSVTDIGKVIKVTADRDKIDKYEFTGTVRMTREAIKTMPVTNVDKLLQQTAGVVTTSQGEVIIRGGRAGEVAYIVDGVNIGDPLGGYGPTTLGLSLTSGSIQEISIIKDGFDPEYGNALSGIIKITTQTGSAERTNLYLQYLTDDLGNATLNKYSNNYDNLAFSIGGPDPIFKSRVLPALGLNFLEDKEVTYYLYAEMTKTGTPYSYDKYSSDNTAMRYGKFNFLGFDIPERQLNDYTINANLMMKPLNNMKAIFSYKNSVNHYTDFNWIYRYTPNTAPINETKWQSYSLEFTHQLSKNMHYYLKAAYYNRDVQWKPGDPNNPGEGLDPDQFLRYTDFESFDDRNGNGIYDPPEPIINVFPDTMIYGRDLSAPLYTYGNSPFINNSQAGYTYVTNFRFNDGSRGPYLEGEPFIDLNGNGAWDQGDYLYDTNGNGVYDSDRRDIIDTRNEEPYIDGDINLGEKFIDVNNNGSYEEGIDIFVMSADPDKNMDIDRNSRYTYPFEPWVPGIDFVDMNGNGVYDAPNRRYDPGEPFTDLNGNNQHDGSGSSSFLNVGNYESETVWHHRRIQQYSLEGKVFRQLGAHEFKAGIEVKKEFLDKEDIRSLEQIYNGRDDGGRYPGIGELRDFYDYNPLSGSLYLRDNLEYGSMIASLGFRYDFFIQSGGLEDVARQDDLGSGIILGDRTRLSPRIGFSYPISDKAKIHFNYGHFYQLPSYSFMYDRNTTAAAANDVVGNYNLDYVKTIQYSFGVKYAMSEDYSIDVSGYFKDEFDKINSANVKLGGGALVVQRYENRDYGRSRGFEVMLDKRGGRLINGEVSYTYAFAYGKQSQTRTTYFSDFYLSRESLSEKPLDNDVRHSLKCGVQLVIPETMKPKLFGIAIPNGWTFSIQGLFETGRPFTPGQKYPNLDIEAGVDIDENSMRRPSVLNFDVRFEKYFKLVNLNWRFIVWVDNLLDNRNVQGVYANTGRADTNQNDGYNVMGGTDFDRNPENWNYGRQIKLGLQLSL, encoded by the coding sequence CACCGATAAGACCACAGAAATAAACATTCAGATGGAAAAATCGGTGACCGACATCGGTAAAGTTATCAAGGTCACCGCCGACCGCGACAAGATTGACAAGTATGAGTTCACCGGGACTGTTCGTATGACCCGCGAAGCCATCAAGACTATGCCGGTCACGAATGTAGATAAACTGCTTCAGCAGACGGCCGGTGTGGTAACCACCTCCCAGGGTGAAGTGATTATCCGCGGCGGTCGCGCCGGTGAAGTCGCCTACATCGTTGACGGCGTCAATATCGGCGACCCACTTGGCGGTTATGGCCCAACCACACTGGGGCTTTCGCTTACTTCCGGCTCGATTCAGGAAATCAGTATCATCAAAGATGGCTTTGACCCCGAGTACGGCAACGCCCTTTCTGGCATTATTAAAATAACCACTCAGACCGGTTCTGCGGAAAGAACCAATCTCTATCTGCAGTATCTGACCGATGACCTGGGAAATGCCACCCTCAACAAATATTCTAATAATTACGACAATCTGGCATTCAGTATCGGCGGTCCCGATCCGATTTTCAAGAGCCGCGTTCTGCCGGCGCTGGGACTCAATTTTCTTGAAGATAAGGAAGTGACCTACTATCTGTACGCCGAGATGACCAAGACCGGCACCCCTTACAGCTATGACAAATACTCCTCCGATAATACCGCCATGCGTTACGGCAAATTCAACTTCCTTGGTTTCGATATTCCGGAGCGGCAGCTCAATGATTACACCATAAATGCCAATCTGATGATGAAACCGCTCAACAATATGAAGGCGATCTTTTCCTATAAGAACAGCGTCAATCATTATACCGATTTCAATTGGATTTATCGCTACACCCCCAATACGGCGCCGATTAACGAGACTAAGTGGCAGTCATATTCTCTGGAATTCACCCACCAGCTTTCCAAGAATATGCATTATTATCTCAAAGCCGCTTACTACAATCGCGATGTGCAATGGAAACCGGGTGACCCCAATAACCCCGGGGAGGGGCTTGACCCCGACCAGTTCCTCCGCTACACGGATTTCGAAAGCTTCGATGACCGTAACGGCAACGGCATATATGACCCGCCCGAGCCGATTATCAACGTTTTCCCCGACACGATGATTTACGGTCGTGACCTTTCTGCCCCGCTTTACACTTACGGCAATTCGCCCTTTATAAATAACTCGCAGGCCGGTTACACCTATGTGACCAATTTCCGCTTCAATGATGGCTCGCGCGGTCCCTATCTCGAAGGTGAGCCGTTTATAGACCTCAACGGTAATGGCGCCTGGGACCAGGGTGACTATCTCTATGACACCAACGGCAATGGCGTCTATGACTCCGACCGCCGCGACATCATTGACACGCGAAATGAAGAGCCTTATATCGATGGCGATATCAACCTCGGTGAGAAATTTATCGATGTCAATAACAATGGCAGTTACGAGGAAGGGATCGATATCTTCGTCATGTCGGCCGACCCCGACAAAAACATGGATATCGACCGCAACTCCCGCTACACCTATCCGTTCGAACCCTGGGTACCCGGTATCGATTTTGTTGATATGAACGGTAATGGCGTTTATGATGCCCCCAATCGTCGCTACGACCCGGGCGAGCCTTTTACCGACCTGAACGGTAACAATCAGCATGACGGTTCCGGTAGCAGTTCCTTCTTGAATGTCGGCAATTATGAGAGCGAAACCGTTTGGCACCATCGGCGCATCCAGCAGTATTCTCTGGAAGGCAAGGTGTTCCGTCAGTTGGGCGCCCATGAGTTTAAAGCCGGTATCGAAGTGAAAAAGGAGTTCCTTGATAAGGAAGATATCCGTTCGCTGGAGCAGATTTACAACGGTCGCGACGATGGCGGTCGCTATCCCGGCATCGGCGAATTGCGCGACTTCTATGATTACAATCCCCTCAGCGGCTCTCTCTACTTGAGAGATAATCTGGAATACGGCTCGATGATTGCCAGCCTCGGTTTCCGTTACGACTTCTTCATCCAGTCCGGCGGTCTGGAAGATGTCGCCCGACAGGACGACCTTGGAAGCGGCATCATTCTCGGCGACCGGACTCGTCTTTCACCGCGCATCGGTTTCTCCTATCCGATTTCCGATAAAGCCAAAATTCATTTCAACTATGGTCACTTCTACCAGCTTCCGTCTTATTCTTTCATGTATGACCGTAATACCACTGCCGCTGCCGCCAATGACGTCGTCGGCAACTATAACCTCGACTATGTCAAGACCATTCAATACTCCTTTGGCGTCAAGTATGCCATGTCGGAAGATTATTCCATAGACGTTTCCGGCTATTTTAAGGATGAATTCGATAAGATTAACAGCGCCAATGTCAAGCTCGGCGGCGGCGCTCTCGTTGTGCAGCGATATGAGAATCGCGACTACGGCCGCAGCCGCGGATTTGAAGTAATGCTTGATAAGCGCGGCGGCCGTCTTATCAACGGTGAAGTCAGCTATACTTATGCTTTTGCTTACGGCAAGCAGTCGCAGACCCGCACCACTTACTTCAGCGATTTTTATCTGAGTCGCGAGTCTCTTTCGGAGAAGCCGCTCGATAACGACGTTCGCCACTCGCTCAAATGCGGCGTTCAGCTGGTCATTCCGGAGACTATGAAACCGAAACTGTTTGGCATTGCCATTCCGAACGGCTGGACCTTTTCAATTCAGGGACTTTTTGAGACCGGTCGTCCCTTTACTCCGGGACAAAAATATCCCAACCTTGACATTGAAGCCGGTGTCGATATCGATGAGAACTCGATGCGTCGCCCTTCCGTGCTTAACTTCGATGTTCGTTTCGAGAAATACTTCAAGCTGGTCAATCTCAACTGGCGCTTCATCGTCTGGGTCGATAACCTTCTGGACAACCGAAACGTCCAGGGCGTTTACGCCAATACCGGGCGCGCCGATACAAACCAGAACGATGGTTACAATGTCATGGGCGGCACCGATTTTGACCGCAATCCAGAGAACTGGAATTACGGTCGGCAGATTAAACTGGGATTGCAGCTTAGCCTATAA
- a CDS encoding PorV/PorQ family protein: MKPNRFRVGLLMLAILALPMFAFGQAKVGTTGLNFLELGVSARAMGMAEAFCAGVNDASAVYYNPAGLTYVFGRDAMFTHVDMPADINYEFFALVFPLEQVGGVVGVSAYSLNAGDILYTDYYYPLGVDQNNNAQYFSAGDLAIGVSYGRFLTDKFSVGVTAKFIQENLELKKASGWAADVGTLYNSGYRNFKIGMVISNFGPDFKFISKAFPLPINFKFGASIDALNTPNHLVSIGAEGSHPADNLEKYNVGLEYWFQNKFSLRIGERLNYDSDGFTAGGGLRLPIGEEMDISVDYAYQDFGWLDQVHRFSIGLSF; this comes from the coding sequence ATGAAACCTAATAGATTCCGCGTCGGATTGCTGATGCTTGCCATTCTGGCTCTGCCGATGTTCGCGTTTGGTCAGGCAAAGGTAGGTACGACCGGCTTAAATTTCCTCGAGTTAGGAGTATCCGCAAGGGCTATGGGTATGGCGGAGGCTTTTTGCGCGGGGGTGAATGACGCCTCCGCCGTGTACTACAACCCCGCCGGACTGACCTATGTCTTTGGCCGCGATGCCATGTTTACCCATGTCGATATGCCCGCGGATATCAATTATGAATTCTTTGCGCTGGTCTTTCCGCTGGAGCAGGTTGGCGGTGTTGTCGGCGTCAGCGCCTATTCTCTGAACGCCGGCGATATCCTCTATACCGACTACTACTATCCCCTGGGAGTTGACCAGAATAACAATGCCCAGTATTTTTCCGCCGGCGACCTGGCTATCGGCGTCAGTTATGGCCGATTCCTCACCGATAAATTCTCGGTCGGGGTCACGGCAAAATTCATCCAGGAGAATCTGGAGCTGAAGAAAGCCTCCGGGTGGGCCGCCGATGTCGGGACGCTCTATAATTCGGGCTACCGCAATTTCAAAATCGGAATGGTCATATCCAATTTCGGTCCCGATTTCAAATTCATCTCCAAAGCGTTTCCCCTTCCCATCAACTTCAAGTTTGGCGCTTCCATCGATGCCCTGAACACACCGAACCATCTTGTTTCCATCGGAGCCGAAGGAAGCCACCCGGCCGACAACCTGGAAAAATATAATGTCGGATTGGAATACTGGTTTCAGAATAAGTTCAGCCTCCGCATAGGGGAGAGGCTGAATTATGATTCCGACGGTTTTACCGCCGGCGGCGGCTTGCGTCTTCCCATCGGGGAAGAAATGGATATCTCGGTCGATTACGCTTATCAGGACTTCGGATGGCTCGACCAGGTGCATAGATTTTCAATCGGACTTTCCTTCTAA